From the genome of Cyanobium sp. ATX 6F1:
CGTGGGTGAGGTCTTCCGCTTCCTGGCGGTCGCGGCACAGCCGCAAGGCCAGGCGGTAGACCGGGCCGCCGCAGGCGTCGTAGAGCGCGGCCAGGTCGCGGTGGTCGCCGGGATCGCTGGCTGGGAGGTCTCCCGTTCGCCGTTGGGCCGGGGCATCGGATTCGGGGGGAGTCACTCCCAAGGGAGGGGCCGTGCGCACATCGTCAAGGCAAGTACCGCTGGGGAGGCCGATCGGATTGCCCCGGGGCACTGCTCCAGAACGCGCCCGCCAGCACCAGAGCGAGACCCAACACAGCCTGGAAGCTGAGTGGTTCCTGCAGCAGCAGAGCGGCGCTGACCACGGCCACCGGCAGCGACAGGCTGCCCCAGAGCGACACCATGGCGACGCTGCTGTGGCGATAGGCCAGGCGCAGGCAGAGTTCGCGCCCCAGGCTGAGAACGACGGCATAGACGCCGATCACACCCACCACCCACCACAGCTGCAGCAACAGGAAATGGTGGGGTCCGAACAGCACCAGGGCGATCAGAGCGAAGACCAGGGCGGTGAGCAGGGAGGGCACCCCCACACTCACGGCGACCGGCCAGCTGCGTCCGGCGATCGTCCGCCCCGTGATCGCGGCCGAACTGAAGGCCGCCACCCCCACAAGCGCCCAGCCGATCCCCACCCGATCATCCATGGGCCCGCCCATGGCCGCCGAGGCCACCTGGGGCAGCAGCAACCCTGCAGCGATCAGGCCGAGGCTGAGGGCGAAACCCCGGGGCAGGGGCTCGCCCAGGAGCCAGCGGGCCAGCAGGGCTGAGAGCGGCAGCACCAGCGCGAACAGAAGCGTCTGGCTGACGACCGAGAGCGCCTGCAGGGCCAGGTAGTAGGCGATCGGACCGAGGAACAGACCCA
Proteins encoded in this window:
- a CDS encoding DMT family transporter, encoding MTGPFGLHTSMSGRFGVLALLLYVLLRGLDATALKGLQLAGASHLVLGENPISFCNVFFFSQLVVGLVALLPARQTLPRELAALSTADRCLLALDAGLGLFLGPIAYYLALQALSVVSQTLLFALVLPLSALLARWLLGEPLPRGFALSLGLIAAGLLLPQVASAAMGGPMDDRVGIGWALVGVAAFSSAAITGRTIAGRSWPVAVSVGVPSLLTALVFALIALVLFGPHHFLLLQLWWVVGVIGVYAVVLSLGRELCLRLAYRHSSVAMVSLWGSLSLPVAVVSAALLLQEPLSFQAVLGLALVLAGAFWSSAPGQSDRPPQRYLP